From Saccopteryx leptura isolate mSacLep1 chromosome 3, mSacLep1_pri_phased_curated, whole genome shotgun sequence, one genomic window encodes:
- the LOC136399329 gene encoding zinc finger protein 91-like isoform X5 — MSCSNNHQVLHNLEKTNEQTKCVESFKQSSNHNDNENIHTKNEAYNYNSCKSAFSLISHVNTLKKVHTEETLYKCKERDKTLNWNAYLTLYERYIDAEVRIYKCRECGKTFVRSSALTYHQKIHTKQRSHQCLECGKTFLRKSHLTVHQRIHTGEKPYNCRQCGKAFKDTCTLTVHQRIHTGVKPYKCRQCGKGFYQSSALTVHIRTHTGEKPYKCRECGKAFAISSALTYHLKIHTGERSHQCLECGKTFTRKSSLIQHQRIHTGERPYNCIQCGKAFNDNSALTVHQRIHTGAKPYKCRQCGKAFRNSSAVTVHERTHTREKPYKCGEYGKAFIRSSILSDHQTVHTGERSHKCLECGKTFIRKSHLIVHQRIHTGEKPYNCRQCGKAFRDNSILTVHQRIHTGVRPYKCRLCGKAFYLSSALTVHERTHTGEKPYKCRECGKGFIQSSNLTDHQKIHTGERSHQCLECGKTFSRKSNLTQHQKIHTGERPYNSIQCGKASNDTSTLTVHQSIHTVVKPHKCRECGEAFSYFSDLTIHQRIHTGEKPYKCEECGKAFIPSSTVTDHQTVHTGERSHRCLECGKTFIQKLHLTVRKRIHRGEKPHKCRECGKAFNYFSDLTIHQRTHTGEKPYKCRECDKAFSRSSVLNRHQRTHTGEKPYKCKVCSKAFSQSSTLTYHQEIHTGERSHQCLECGKTFIHKSNLTQHQKVHRGERL; from the coding sequence ATGTCGTGTTCTAATAATCATCAGGTTCTTCATAATCTGGAGAagacaaatgaacaaactaaatGTGTTGAATCTTTCAAGCAATCTTCAAATCATAATGACAATGAGAATATTCATACTAAAAATGAAGCTTACAATTATAATTCATGTAAGAGTGCTTTCAGTTTAATTTCCCATGTAAATACACTTAAGAAAGTCCATACTGAAGAAACACTTTATAAATGTAAAGAACGTGATAAAACACTTAATTGGAATGCATATCTTACTTTATATGAGAGATATATTGACGCCGAAGTGAGAATTTACAAATGCAGAGAATGTGGAAAAACCTTTGTACGATCCTCAGCTCTTACctatcatcagaaaattcataccaAACAGAGGTCTCAccaatgtttagaatgtggcaaaacctttctCCGGAAATCACaccttactgtacatcaaagaattcacacgggAGAGAAACCGTACAATTGCAGACAATGTGGAAAAGCATTTAAGGATACCTGTACTCTTACtgtacatcagagaattcatacaggagtaaaaccatacaaatgtagacaATGTGGCAAAGGCTTTTACCAATCCTCAGCTCTTACTGTGCATATaagaactcatacaggagagaaaccttacaaatgtagagaatgtggcaaagcctttgcaATATCCTCAGCTCTTACCTACCATCTGAAAATTCATACCGGAGAGAGGTCTCACCAATGTTTAGAGTGTGGCAAAACCTTTACTCGTAAATCAAGCCTTATtcaacatcaaagaattcacacaggagagagacCATACAATTGCATACAATGTGGAAAAGCATTTAATGATAACTCTGCTCTTACtgtacatcagagaattcatacaggagcaaaaccatacaaatgtagacaatgtggcaaagcctttcgCAATTCCTCAGCTGTTACTGTGCATGAAAGAACTCACAcaagagagaaaccatacaaatgtggaGAATATGGCAAAGCCTTTATACGATCCTCAATTCTTTCTGACCATCAGACagttcatactggagagaggtctcataaatgtttagaatgtggcaaaacctttatcCGGAAATCACACCTTattgtacatcaaagaattcacacaggtgAAAAACCATACAATTGCAGACAATGTGGAAAAGCCTTTAGAGATAACTCTAttcttactgtacatcaaagaattcacacaggagtgAGACCATACAAATGTAGACTTTGTGGCAAAGCCTTTTACCTATCCTCAGCTCTTACTGTGCatgaaagaactcacacaggagagaaaccttacaaatgtagagaatgtggcaaaggcTTTATACAATCCTCAAATCTTACTgaccatcagaaaattcatactggagagaggtctcaccaatgtttagaatgtggcaaaacctttagTCGTAAATCAAACCTTACACAACATCAAaaaattcacacaggagagagacCATACAATAGCATACAATGTGGAAAAGCATCTAATGATACCTCTACTCTTACTGTACATCAGAGTATTCATACAGTAGTAAAACCacacaaatgtagagaatgtggcgaAGCCTTTAGTTATTTCTCAGATCTTactatacatcaaagaattcacacaggagagaaaccatacaaatgtgaagaatgtggcaaagcctttataCCATCCTCAACTGTTACTGACCATCAGACagttcatactggagagaggtctcacagatgtttagaatgtggcaaaacgttTATCCAGAAATTACACCTTACTGTACGTAAAAGAATTCACAGAGGGGAAAAACCAcataaatgtagagaatgtggcaaagcctttaattATTTCTCTGATCTtactatacatcaaagaactcacacaggagagaaaccatacaaatgtagagaatgtgacAAAGCCTTTAGCCGTTCCTCAGTTCTTAAtagacatcaaagaactcacacaggagagaaaccatacaaatgtaaagTATGTAGCAAAGCCTTTAGCCAATCCTCAACTCTTACCTACCATCAggaaattcatactggagagaggtctcaccaatgtttagaatgtggcaagaCCTTTATTCATAAATCAAACCTTACTCAACATCAAAAAGTTCATAGAGGAGAGAGACTATAG